DNA sequence from the Paraburkholderia azotifigens genome:
GCCGGCAGAAGTCTTCCCAACCGATGGTGTGCGCTTCGAGCTTCTTGTCGGTGCCGCGAAAATGCACGCCGAGCGTCGCCGCGCCGATGCCGAGGCGCCTGCGAATCGTCTCGACTTCCGCGCGCATGGGCGCGGTCGGCTGATAATGCGCGCGGAACAGTGCGCTCGCGTGGCGCAGTTCGAGCTTCGGTTCGTAGCGGCGGCGAAATCCGAGTCCGCCCAGATCGTGCACGACCGACGTCCGAAGCCGCCGGTTCGATGCCGGCGACGCCGGCACACCGACGGTATCGAAGTATTCACCGAACCAGTCGACCTGGCCTTCGGAATCGCCGTAAATGCCGCCGCGTGCGGAGATGAGCGGCGTGAGGCATTTCTCGTCGCAGTACATCAGGATGAACAGCACCATCTGCATGACCGAGAAGAAACCCGAATGCGCGCGAATCTCGATCGCGAAGTAGCCGCGATTCAGACGTTGCTGCGCGTGCAGCGTGATGCGGCCCGGTGTGCTGATCGAATGTTTGAAGCGCTCGCTGCGTCGAATGTGTCTCGCGATGTCGATCAACTTGTTCAACATGCCACGTCCCTCTCATGCGCCGGGCAGCCCTTCCCGGCAAGCCGTCTGTGTTCGAAGGAATCAGGCGCGTGGCGGCGCGGTACGCGACGGCGGCGAGGCGTCCATCGTGCAGGTAGGGCCTGCACCTCGTTCGTCATACGAATCGGACCGCCGGCCCGATGCAAAATCGGCCAGCAAATAGACGTGTTGCGTCACGCGCCATCTTATAGGGCATAAACGCATGGGTCGAGCGTCGCAAAATTGACAGTGTGCGCAGGCATACACTCGGCAATTTTGGGGTGCTTCGCGCTGCTAATCGTATGAATTTATCGCGCGTGCCAAGCGTCTGCGTCGGGCGTCGTGAACACGGCGACGGCTTCGCGCAGCGCGCGCGCCTGTTCCGCCATCGACTGCGCGGCGGCCGACGCTTCTTCGGCGAGCCGCGTCGGGCGCGAGGTGCTCCGGGCCACGCCGCGGGTCAGCCCTTCATGTCGACCCAGATGCGGCCCCAGGCAGTCGCGTACTTGAGCGCCTGTTCGCCGTCGTAGAAGAAGTCGAGTGCATTGAAGATGCGAGGCGGCAGACCCGGCTTTTCGATGGTCAGGTCGGCTGCGTGCATACCGTCGTCGCCAACAGCAGCGCTGGCTTGCAGGCGATAGCCTCGGTGTGTGGTCAGCATGGGAATGGTCATTGGTACGTCTCTGGCTTCAAACGGAATGGCTGGCGGTAGCGCTTCGCCGCAGCTAGCCGACGCCGCGCTTCACGCCCGTTCCGATTGCTCTCAGGCCAGGATTCGCATTATCGCGATGCCCCGTTACTGTTCAATGACGGCCGGCGTGATTGCGCGCCGGCCCGTTTTTGTATCGTTTGATCCGATCAATCGGCGATCGGCTTGCCCGATGCGTCCTTGACCTTCGCCTTCCATTGCGTGCGAATCTCCGACACGACGGCATCCGGCAGCGTGATGTAGTCGAGTTCCTGCGCCGTCTGGTTGCCGTTCCTGAACGCCCAGTCGAAAAACTTGAGGGTTTCCTTGGCGCGGTCCGGCTTGTCCTGCGCCGAATGCACCAGCACGAATGTCGCGCCGACGACGGGCCACGCATCCTTGCCCGGCTCGTCGGTGAGGATCTGATAGAACGACTTCGACCATTCGGCGCCCGCTGCTGCCGCCTTGAAGCTCTCCGTCTTCGGCTCGACGACGGCGCCCGCCGAGTTCTTCAGCGACGTGTAGGTCATCTTGTTCTGCTTCGCGTACGCCCACTCCACATAACCGATCGCGCCCGGCAGCCGCTGCACGAACGCCGCGACGCCGTCATTGCCCTTGCCGCCCGTGCCCGTCGGCCAGTTGACGGTCGTGCCTTCGCCCACCTTGCTCTTCCAGTCTGGGTTCACCTGCGCGAGATAGTGCGTCCAGATGAAGCTCGTGCCGGAG
Encoded proteins:
- the pstS gene encoding phosphate ABC transporter substrate-binding protein PstS, encoding MIGRAVVFLAHAADVTGAGSTSPRRIYTKWADAYQKTGGGRINYQGIGSSGGIKQVLAKTVDFAGSDAPLKDDELAKDGLFQFPTVVGGVVPVVNLPGMKPGSLVLSGPVLGDIYLGKIKKWNDPAIAALNSGTKLPDTDIAVVRRADGSGTSFIWTHYLAQVNPDWKSKVGEGTTVNWPTGTGGKGNDGVAAFVQRLPGAIGYVEWAYAKQNKMTYTSLKNSAGAVVEPKTESFKAAAAGAEWSKSFYQILTDEPGKDAWPVVGATFVLVHSAQDKPDRAKETLKFFDWAFRNGNQTAQELDYITLPDAVVSEIRTQWKAKVKDASGKPIAD